The genomic DNA aagaaaaagaacttagcaaaaaaaatatttataatcttGGTATCTAAATTTTAAGAATAGATTTAACATCTATGGAAAGAAGAGTCATAAGTGACTAGAGGAAATGATGTAAGAGTTTTCTGCAAAGAGATATTTGCATGGACTCAGTTTTTTCGGTCAGCTTTTGAACAAAATGATTCCCAATCCATAGATGAGCTCAGAGGGATCAATGTACTGCATCAATTATGCAATCAGGAGGCAGGAGTATTATCCAGGACCTTTCTGATATCCCCATAAAAGCAAATACAGAGGCTGCTGAGCTAGTGCAAGGAAGCAGGGTGTAAGGTCTTTATGATGACAGCATATGAAAATGAtatctttataataataaattattgttATGAAAATAAGCATTGTCCAGAGCTTGATGTCAAAAGAATTATACTCACCAATAAGAGATCTGGGAGAAAAAATTAGGGGCATCCAGTTCCCAGAAaccagggaagaaaggggagctGTTGGAGACTGTGGTCGAAACTGTCCTGTTACACAAGAAATAAGGGGAATGGAGAGAATAACAGCCCCAGATAAGGCATTGACTAAGTGAACACCTTGGGGGAGACTCAGTGAGTGCTGAGGTGAATCACAGTGAGTGAGGAATGATGGTTGATTGTTATGTATCACACAATTAAAGATTTATTAAATCACCTCTCAGCCTTCACTTTCTGGAATAATTTATCACTGCAAATTATTAAAACCAGATCATTAGTTTGAATAATGAAAATctcgggagaaaaaaaaaagttctctcaggttcattttttttaattaaatagaaGTATTTTCTAGCCTTGTCACATTAAAATTATTGTTTAGAGCTCATGTGAGTATAATATTAAAAGGTGACTTTATTTTCAATtctaaaaattaacttaaattcaCATCAAGTAGCCCAAGTGGTGTTGTAAAACATTTTTGTAACAGATCCATTACTAGACTAATTCAGATATATATTCTTCCATTCTTTAACTAGTATGTAAGTGAACTATAGGTACTAGCTCTACCACCATAGCTGAGACATAAAAGAAGGTACTCATATCTGCCACATGTCTGAAAGATAGGCAAGGATaggtgtcaaaaacaaacaaaatacaaaaccagaaagaacaaAAGGCATGCTGAAAGAGAAGCCATCATTTCCCATAACCCAGAGGTTGCTGCAGAGGTGTTTGTTGAGATACTCTCATTAAAGTAATCTATGGCACTCTGGCTCTTTGATACCAAAGACATTCTAACTCCTTTCATGACCTATGGGTTTAGAACCCCAGATAGGACAGTTGAGGGATCAGGGTACTGGCAGTTGGAGGCATGACAGAGGTCAAGCCAAGAGGACCTCAAAGACAGGTAAATAAATGTACACAGCATGTGAAGAAAGTTAAGGTGGCCTGCGAGTGGGGCTGGGACACAAAATTAAGTCAAAGGAGAGAACTTGCTTTTATTTCAACATtaataaaacagcaaaaagaagAGATTTATTGATGGAAGGATAAACAAAACAACTAACTTTTTCTCTCAAAAGTGTACTGTTATTATTAATGAAAGATTATTGACTTTTAGTATTGATAGTAAATGTTGAGTACACctgatttagttttattttacaagctagttaaatttattttaaatgttagatAAATTACTTAGCATGAAAATACCATTTAAAAAGCCTCAAGTATAATGTGTAGTTACCATTACACAAAGAGAGCTTTTCCTAGAGCATGATAGTTATTTTGCTGTGAACTCAGAAACCATCACTGTACTTCCAATCTCCTTTGCATATCCATTTCAAAGACATTGTAGCACTGAGTAGAGATATTGCTACTCATTAACACCTGCCAGTTAACgcctgcatgtttgtttgttgttttgttagaagaaataaaaataaagagttcaTCACCAGTGAGACTTTAATCATCTAGAAGAAATAAGACTCATCATGTCTTTCATGGTCCATACTCGGAAGGGCAGCAAAAAGCATTATCACGTGGATCCTCTTCTAATGCCCAAAGTTCCTCGAATCAATTACATGCACCTTCAAGAAGAGAAGCACAGGCTACAGCTAAAGAAATTCCTCCTTCACAGGATGTTTCTTGTGGGCCACATACaagaaaatgtagagaaaaaggagatTTCTGAATATTATGAGCAACTGTTTCAGTCAATTCTGAAACATCACTTAGGAGAAGCGGTTACAGGAATATTGCTCATATACTCAAGTACCTTCCTGCACATCATGGAGACCTCCAATGGCACATTTTTCCGAATCCTTTTAGATTATGTTGCccatgagaaggaagaaaatgaatttatGATCTACAACATGAAAATTATAGTTGCTTCTCATAACATCCCCACGCGGCTCTTCATGCAGTGGCACATTTCTGTCATCAAAGTCCCTGTTTTGTATTTAGAAGATGTGACACAGTCACAGTCTCTAGCAGAAGTCACCACAGATTTTCTCACCATGACTCACAAACTGTCACTGCACCTTTTTAAGACTATCAAAGTGGGTATGAAAGGGCCAGGTGACAACTTGCACCAAATTGCCCCTGACCTCCTCCTCCCAGAACAAACTATCCAGTACTTATGTAAAGCTGATGAATTCTTGGATCCAGTAACATTCTTAAGCATGTATAACAAACCCATACATGTTACCCTGGATTCTGAGATTGTGTGGCCAGCTCCTTCCCGTTTCTAGGATGGGGAGAGCTAACGTGTGCATATCATCTCAAGGTTTTGTgctactttaaaaacaaagaaatatctaaagttactctttaaaaaaaaggagcaGAACATTGAAATAATCTCACAGAATGGTAAAGCAGCGTATGTAGAACTAAACATAAGAATATATCTGCTTATTCTGATCTAAACCTCAATAAATTTTTTTTCAGGTAATTGAGGTTAATAAAGTGAAGTTCCATCATTTTCATGggataactttttttcttttaagaaaagtaTAGTTGAAAGGGATTAACACCATTTAAGCATTTAAGTTTCCATGCTATCTCTCAACATGGTTTTAACATGTGTTTATCATGTGGTAGAAGAAAGATGTTTAAGGGTGCATCTTTTCTAACAGTTTACCACTGAAGAAACTTGCTACCTGAAGTTACAAGCAaccattacatacatacatatatatatattatatatattatatatatatatatatatatattgtaatgTGTAATAAGATATCATGCAATGCAGTATAGTAGGAAGAGGCTGAATGAGCTTGGAGAGCATAAGTGAATAAACCATTAATGCACAATCCCTGCATCAGAGAAAATAAATCCTAACCTCTAAAAATTATCCTAGAGCACCTGTATTCTGGCCTGCATAATCAGTAATACTGAAGCTATTATAAAGCTGAACAGCACAAGAATTTTTGAAACAACTAGAAAACACTGTCAAATTTCAATATCATCCTTTATGCAATATTGATTGGATGAGCTCTCCTCTTTGTAACAGACATTCTTCAGCAATGTTCATACAAAGCATTGTTTGTGCCACTTTAGAAACTTACTAATTATATGTAAGCAATATTATAGGACATGAGTAATCTCTGTTGTTCTGTCAGATGGCATCTTAGTGACAAGGTGAATATGtttgaaaaaaagtattttctaaaGTTAGTGACCAGAAGTACAGAGTATGATTAAAActtaaacattaaattaaatttaaacatttaattaaacAAAGTTGTGTCACATAACATACAAAAGGATTGAATACATCTAATCCAACATGCTCCTTTTACAGTGTGGCCTTAAGATTCCTCCTATTTTATATGACAGGTTTTATGTCTAAAATCGAACAGGCTTTGTACGTGCTTTAACCAATAGAGCATGACAGGGATGATCCCATGCAACCTCCAAGGCAAAGACAAAACTCTTACATGCCTTGCTTTGCTCTCTTTAACCCGATCTTTTAGAATCTAGGCACTATGCTGTGAATACTTAAAGCAGTATCCAGATGACATCCTCAGCAAGGGTCCAGCTGACAACCACGATCAAGTAGTAGATGCTGAGTAAGACTTGGTGGTTCCTGATTCTCTGCTTCCAGGATTACATGAAAGACCAGTTGACACTGCATGGAATAGAGAAGGACTCTTCCTAGGAATCCTGCTCAAATTACAGACCTGAGATGATTGTTTAGTTGTTTGGAATTataacatgtgtgcatgtatatacatgtaaattTTTAATCAGTTACTATTCATTCACTCTTCACTCATGGACATTTCTAAATGAGTACAAATAAACAATGACTAGGCATCCAATCGTTGTTGGCTGGCTACCCCCACAGTGGTAAAATGTGTCTCTATCATATTGCTTACTCTAAGTCATTTATCAGTTTATATCATTTCCTGATAGAAAGATAATTTATTAGAATACTGAAAATTATTAGCAATCACAATCGATTTCTAGAGAAAGTTATAGCTTTATCTAAATGATAATACTGCTCATATAATTAGCTTgctgaaaattttaaagattcatgaaatcagaatatattgaataaaaataaaatctattttcaataaaagtaaaagcaaatacATAACTCAATTATGAATTCATTATAGTAAGCAGACTATAATGAATTTATTCAAATGAAATTCACTGATAATAGTCACTTTAGGAGGACATATTATAGTCATGTCAAAACAACATCATCACTAAAATATTTTGTAACTCATTTATGTCAGATAAATAAAGAAAGTTTACAGCCAAAGTAAGTGTAAATATTTCAGATATATCTAATTTTTGATCATCAAAGAATATAGACTCAATTGGTACTACTCACAAAGCTCTTTACCGACCTATAACTTCAAGTGTGCTCCATAGCATCTTCTCTATAAGATTCAGGGTATCAGATCTTGTACTTAGCACCTTAATCCATTTTGAGTTGTGTTTTATGCAGGCTGAGAGATAAACACccagtttcattcttctatatgtggCCATCCAGCTTGACCAGCAATATTTGATGAAGATACTTCCCTTTCTCTAATGTGTATTTTAGAACTACTAGTCAAAAATAATGTCAGTTTAGGAGTATGGGCTTACATGTAGGTtctcaattctattccattcatcaaattttttgtttatttttattgctctGTAGAAGTCAGTGAAACAATATCATTCAAAATTGCATCAAAAAAagcttgaaggaaaaaaattcatgCAATGAAAATGTTAGacactgaagaaactgaagatgGCACTAGAAGATGGAAGGACCTCCTAACGTttatggattggtaggattaatattgtgaaatggCAACCtacctaaaatattttatattttcaatgcaATACCCACTTAACTTCCAATGCAATTTTCATAGACATGGAAAAATAGCTcaaatttaatatgaaaaagaCCCAAGATATCCAAAGAAATTCCTAACAACTAAACATTGCTAGAGGTCTCACCATGCTTGCTTTGGGTATATAATAAGggtactgatttttgtgtgttagtTTTATAAACTGTTACTTACTGAATGTATTTATCAGGTCTAGGAGTTTTCTGTTAGAGTCTTTAGAGACATCTATTTATATAGTCATTTCATCTATAAACAAGGAAATTTTGACTTCCTTTTTTCTTAGTTACCTTCCCTCTATCGCCTTTTGTTTTCCTACTCTAATATTGCAAGAAGTTTCATCATAGATAAGAGTGGACATATCCTGCATCTAAggatatgatcatgtggtttatATCCTTGAGTATATTTGTATATGCTGATTATCCTAATTGATTTGCATATGTAAAACCATCTTTGAATATCTGGGACAAGTCGAAttttgatcatggtgaatgatcaTTTAGATACATTTCTTAATTCAATTTTCAAGGATTTTGCTAAGAAATTCACATCTATGGTAACCAGGGAAATTCCTTATAattctttctatttattatttagtgtttATTTTGTGTAGATATTGGGAAAATGTTGGTTTTGTGAGAAGAATATGGAGgtgttctttttctattttatggaataacTTAAAGAGTATTTGTGCTTTGAAGATCTGGTAGAATTATGTactgaatccatctggtcctGCACTTTTTAAATTGGGAAATGTTTACTTAGTGCTTCTCTATCGTTGGATTCCAAACATCAatttaaagtgtttatttcatcttgatttaCATTTCAGAAGCCATGTACATCCAGAAATTCAACAACTTATTTTAGATTTATCCAGTTGAGTGAAATAAGATATTAAATTATGTCTTTATTATTCTCTAAATTTCCTAAATAACTACTGTTTCTTCTTTGACCTTAGAGTTTATTCTTGATACTTTTTTGGCTAGTTTGGTTAAAGGTGTAtcaatatttttaatcttttcaatGAATTAAGTCTTCATTCCATTAACTATTTTTGTTTACTGGTGGTCATTAATTTCAACAATGAATTTGATTGCCACTTCCTATTGACTGTTTATGGAGGTTGATTTTGTTTCTACAAAGTCTTCAGGTACATCactaatttattaatttcagatttctatattttttgaatgtaagaaagtttattttggcttaccaTTATAGAGGGAATGTCTATTGGAGGAGACATGGGAGATTGGAGCTAGAGCAGGAgtctgagagatcacatcttcaaccatGAAGCAATAAATGAACTAAAGATGAGCCAATACTATAaacattcctgatttttttcatgttaggCACTAACTATAATAAACTTTCTTCATAGGGCTGCCTTTGTGTCACATAAATTTTGTTatattgtgcttttattttaatttaattcaaaaaagttttaattttcttgatttcttccttgacctagctATTATTCAGAAATATGATGTTTCATCTACATGAGTTTTTGCATTTTCTAGTTTCTATTGAGTATTATAGCTAGCCTTTTCCCCCATATAGTCTGATAGAACATAGGATGTTATTTCATTGTTCCAATATTTGTTGAGACTTTCTTTGTGTCATACATGTGGTTGATATGAGAGAAATTTCTAGAGACTACTGAAGAAGATAAGTATTCTTCAGTGATTGTCTATGATGTTCTGTAGATGTAAGTGACTATTTTATCTATTTAAACAATTACTATATATGTGATGTTTCTCTTTAGATTTTATTCAGATCACCTATTGGTGAGAATAGAGAACTGCAATCACCAAGTAGGAGTTAATCTATGATTTTAGACCTAGcagtgtgttgttgttgttgttgagtatAAGTCTAAAATTTTAGTATCCTCTTGGTGGATTATTCCTTTAATATGAAGCAATTTTCCTTATCTGTTCTGGCTAGTTATGACTAGAAGTCTATTTTATCTAATATTACAATAAATATGCCTACTTTTTTCTTGGCTCCATTTCCTTGGAatatctttcttcttccatttataTTAGGGGTGCTGTCTATCACTCATGGTAAGGAGTGTTTTTTGGAAGGAGCAAAAACATGGTCCTGTTTTTCAGTCCAGTCTGCTAGTATAGGTATATCACTGGGAAATGGAATTTATTGATATTAAAGGGTTATTATTAAAAGGTGTGTGGTATTTCCTggctttttttcaatttcttgttttcttttctttttttttccttttttgctttgttgGTTTTATTGTATCAAACGTGTAcagaatttattatttcttaactTGATACAAGCAACTATTGGCACAGTATTTACACTGTATTAGCTATCGTAAGTATTCCACAAATAATATGAAGTATGTGagaggagatatatatatatatatatatatatatatatatatatatatatatatatatatatatatccatttataATAGTAAATACTATTAGTCTGAAGACATTCATGTCTGAAGGGGTACTGAAACTAAGCCTCTATGGATACCCTAAGGAGGGGGTACTACACATGTAGATAGatgacagagaaatgaaaatagattcttttcccaCACAATATATCCTGACTACAGTATCTCCTCCttttactcctcccagttccgTCCCACTTCCCCTTTTATTCTGATCCACTACCTTTCTgcctttcatttaaaaagaacaggcttcttaaggttaacaacaaaacataatgaAATAGTATAACACAAAACCATTCCATAAAAGTTGGACAGGGCAAAACATCAGAAGGTAAAGAGCCCCaacagaaggcacaagaaacagagacctatTTGTTCAGACACTCAGGAagcccataaaaatactaaactgaaagctataatatatccACAGAGGATTTAATGCAGACCTGTGCTGGCCCTatgattgctgcttcagtgtctgtgagttaGTTTGAACTTTGCTCAGTTGAtatagagggccttgttttcctgatgtcctccatcacctctttctgcctcctcttccatgtgtTTCCCTGAACTCTGTGGGGAATGATTTAATGGAGTCATCCCATTTTGAGCTGTGTGTTACAAGGTCTAtctctctgtgtaatgtctggctgtgggtctctgtatttgctcccaAATGCatcaagaggaagcttctctgatgataacCAAATATGGcactgatctataagtatagcagaatatcattaacaGTCAttttacaagaggccccatagatttctgaggtctcctcatggACACCCATGTTCATGCAGTCTgcatgagtcccatgctggtttcccagctatcagtatttatccctagcatgggaattgactttgggagcacaACCCACATAGTTGGGATGGCgggggcagggggaggaagggaggaagagggaactgggattgaaatgtaaaactatcttgtttctaatgcaaataaaaaatggaggaaaaaagactcattttatcactatgtttttaaagtgtagcagtatttggttttacaTTAAGTCTCAGGACTGTctagtctctgattcttggtcacccaagaagtgtcagatatgggttttATCTTGTGCAAAGttttaaatcaaatcagacacAGATTAACTACTCCCATTGCcttagcatattttgcaggcagaacAGCACTATATATCATAGATTTTGAGGTTGGTTGGTGTCTATGTTTGCCTTTTAGCAGCCTGCAAAATACCTCCCATTATCTAAGACACtggaatgtaggggtgaaggctctatgtagacaTTAGTTCAACCTCTTTATATTTAATGAGTTGTAtgggtattgtcttcagcaatgggtccttgctgtcattttttaatcatttttttatttgaattagaaacaagattattttacatgacaatgccagttcccttctccttcccttcctccctatcactcacccaactaaaaccctacctatcacatatcctttcttctattcttcccctaactcaaactttctgctccctcatgacctctgcatccttcctcttcttcccttctcattctcatggcttcctcccccctcttccaatgctctcaatttgctcaggggatcttgaccctttccccttctccaggggaccatgtatatctctcttagggtcctccttgtttactagcttctctgtcagtgtggattgtaggctggtaatcccttactctaggtctaaaatctacatatgagtgagtacatatcatgtttgtctttttgtgattgggttatctcgctcagaatggtttcttctagttccatccattttcctgcaaatttcaagattccattgtttttttcctgagtattactccattgtgtaaatgtaccacattttctctatccattctttggtagagggacatctaggatgcttccagtttctggctattacaaatagtgctgctatgaacattgctgaacagatatccttgttgtatgaatgtgcttcttttgggtatatgcctaagagtggaattgctggatcttgtggtagaccgattcccattttctagaggagtcaccatactgatttccaaagtggctgtacaagttgctaCTCCTACCtccaatggaggagtgttcttctttctccacatactctccagcataaactgtcattggtgttttttattttagccattctgacaggagtaagatggtatctcagagttgttttgatgtgcatttccctgatggctaaggattttgaacactttcttatgtctctttcagccattttagatgcctctattgagaattgtctctttagttctataccctactttttaattggattgtttggtgttttggagactagcttcttgagttctttgtatattctggagatcaaccctctgtcagatgtggggttggtgaatatcttctcccagtctgtg from Cricetulus griseus strain 17A/GY chromosome 1 unlocalized genomic scaffold, alternate assembly CriGri-PICRH-1.0 chr1_0, whole genome shotgun sequence includes the following:
- the Tex47 gene encoding testis-expressed protein 47, producing MSFMVHTRKGSKKHYHVDPLLMPKVPRINYMHLQEEKHRLQLKKFLLHRMFLVGHIQENVEKKEISEYYEQLFQSILKHHLGEAVTGILLIYSSTFLHIMETSNGTFFRILLDYVAHEKEENEFMIYNMKIIVASHNIPTRLFMQWHISVIKVPVLYLEDVTQSQSLAEVTTDFLTMTHKLSLHLFKTIKVGMKGPGDNLHQIAPDLLLPEQTIQYLCKADEFLDPVTFLSMYNKPIHVTLDSEIVWPAPSRF